In one window of Mycobacteriales bacterium DNA:
- a CDS encoding alpha/beta fold hydrolase: MTEPGAIAGPPTPSVVIRPADGATAAVVLVLPGGRARSYAPSESRHLTVLRMRPFAAMLHRRGRRHGLEVRQLRYRYRGWNDPERSPVADVRWALEQVRAAHGDVPVALVGHSMGGRTAFAVGGDPGVRGVCALAPWVVDNDPINQLAGTPVLIAHGTLDRVTSPRASRQRAAQLAAIGATVGYLPVRGDVHAMVFRWRLWNRVTVGFTLGVLDIAPMPPWIGRLLQCGATEAGRLAAGD; the protein is encoded by the coding sequence GTGACCGAACCGGGCGCCATCGCCGGGCCACCGACGCCGTCGGTCGTCATCAGGCCGGCGGACGGGGCGACGGCGGCCGTGGTGCTCGTGTTGCCCGGCGGTCGCGCGCGCAGCTATGCACCCAGCGAATCGCGACACCTGACCGTCCTTCGGATGCGTCCGTTCGCCGCGATGCTCCATCGTCGCGGTCGCCGCCACGGCTTGGAGGTGCGGCAGCTGCGTTACCGCTATCGCGGGTGGAACGATCCGGAGCGCTCGCCGGTCGCCGACGTGCGGTGGGCGCTCGAGCAGGTGCGCGCTGCACACGGCGACGTGCCGGTCGCGCTGGTCGGGCATTCGATGGGCGGCCGGACCGCGTTCGCCGTGGGCGGCGACCCCGGCGTCCGGGGAGTCTGTGCGCTCGCGCCGTGGGTCGTCGACAACGACCCGATCAACCAGCTCGCGGGCACGCCGGTGCTGATCGCGCACGGGACGCTCGACCGGGTGACCTCACCGCGCGCCTCCCGGCAACGCGCGGCGCAGCTCGCCGCGATCGGTGCCACGGTGGGCTACCTGCCGGTGCGCGGCGACGTGCACGCGATGGTGTTCCGCTGGCGGCTGTGGAACCGCGTCACCGTCGGCTTCACTCTCGGCGTGCTGGACATCGCGCCGATGCCGCCGTGGATCGGACGGCTACTCCAGTGCGGTGCGACCGAGGCCGGCCGGCTCGCGGCCGGCGACTAG
- a CDS encoding lysophospholipid acyltransferase family protein, with translation MTERVYAGVIRTAIGLFRALDFQFEIEGVEHLPDSGGAVLASNHVSYFDFMFVGYAALPKHRLVRFMAKKAVFDNPVSGPLMRAMHHIPVDRAAGAGAYAEAVRVVRDGELVGVFPESTISRAFVPRTLKSGAARMAMDADVPLLPVVVWGGQRVWTTGHRPRPRRHVPVVVKIGAPIERTGSETAMDLTRVLHERLTKLVEEVQRAYPPPASAADSWWQPAYLGGSAPTLEQARPIELAALARKRAKRGR, from the coding sequence GTGACCGAACGTGTCTATGCAGGGGTGATCCGTACCGCGATCGGTTTATTCCGCGCGCTCGACTTCCAGTTCGAGATCGAGGGCGTCGAGCACCTGCCGGACTCCGGCGGTGCCGTGCTCGCCTCGAACCACGTCAGCTACTTCGACTTCATGTTCGTCGGATACGCCGCACTGCCGAAGCACCGGCTGGTGCGGTTCATGGCGAAGAAAGCGGTGTTCGACAACCCGGTGTCCGGGCCACTGATGCGGGCCATGCACCACATTCCGGTCGACCGTGCCGCGGGTGCGGGCGCGTACGCCGAGGCGGTTCGGGTGGTGCGCGACGGCGAGCTGGTCGGCGTGTTCCCGGAGTCGACGATCAGCCGGGCGTTCGTCCCTCGCACGTTGAAGTCGGGTGCAGCACGAATGGCGATGGATGCGGACGTGCCGTTGCTGCCGGTCGTCGTGTGGGGCGGCCAGCGCGTATGGACGACGGGTCATCGGCCGCGACCGCGGCGGCACGTCCCGGTCGTCGTGAAGATCGGCGCCCCGATCGAGCGCACCGGATCCGAGACCGCGATGGACCTGACCAGGGTGCTGCACGAACGGCTGACGAAGCTGGTCGAAGAGGTCCAGCGGGCCTATCCGCCGCCGGCGAGCGCCGCCGACTCGTGGTGGCAGCCGGCGTACCTCGGGGGCAGCGCACCGACGCTCGAGCAGGCGCGGCCGATCGAGCTCGCCGCGCTCGCCCGCAAGCGCGCCAAACGCGGACGGTGA
- a CDS encoding TetR/AcrR family transcriptional regulator, translated as MTTAIRRRGDALVDAIRAATMAELASAGYDALTIEAVAERAHTGKASIYRRWPNKLELALDAIETYMPSLGAAPDTGSVRGDLLTVMRRVAKHLNSSEGGVMRACMSDVKTHSELAAAVRERLVAPRKQVMFELLRRGIDRGEVRPEALNDRVAELGPMLLHAERVETGRPVRDADVVAIVDDVLIPLLRPAAD; from the coding sequence GTGACCACCGCGATCCGCCGGCGGGGTGACGCCTTGGTCGACGCGATCCGGGCCGCCACCATGGCCGAGCTGGCCAGCGCGGGGTACGACGCGCTCACGATCGAAGCCGTCGCGGAGCGCGCCCACACCGGCAAGGCGAGCATCTACCGGCGGTGGCCGAACAAGCTCGAGCTCGCGCTCGACGCGATCGAGACCTACATGCCCTCGCTCGGTGCTGCTCCGGACACCGGCAGCGTCCGCGGCGACCTGCTGACGGTCATGCGCCGGGTCGCCAAGCATCTGAACAGCAGCGAAGGCGGAGTCATGCGCGCCTGCATGAGCGACGTGAAGACCCACAGCGAGCTGGCTGCCGCGGTTCGCGAGCGGCTGGTCGCACCTCGCAAGCAGGTGATGTTCGAGCTGCTGCGGCGAGGGATTGACCGCGGCGAGGTGCGACCGGAGGCGCTCAACGACCGGGTCGCCGAGCTCGGTCCGATGCTGCTGCACGCCGAGCGGGTCGAGACCGGCCGACCGGTGCGCGACGCCGACGTCGTCGCGATCGTCGACGACGTCCTGATCCCCCTGCTCCGCCCGGCCGCCGACTGA
- a CDS encoding MFS transporter produces the protein MSTTTDTQVSAAGGGAAHKVHPKLALMVIAMAQLMVVLDATIVNIALPHIHTALHFSATGLSWVLNAYTLVFGGLLLLGGRTGDLFGRRRMFIIGVLVFALASLAGGFAQDKGFLLAMRAIQGVGGAIASPTALALVTTTFPEGPERNQAFGVYAAVSGAGAAVGLILGGVLTDLLSWRWVLFVNAPIGVALAIAAPMVIVETERRRAGSLDIQGAVTSTGGMAALVYGFIHAATYSWSSTTTILSFAIAVVLLSAFVVIESRISNPLMPLRLFRSRVRVGSYVVMLILGAAVFAMFYFLTQFVQQVMGYSPLKAGFAFLPVSAVIIVVAQVVSRLVSKLGPQALIIAGILLTGFGLVFLSSLAPDSSYVGHVLPAISLIAVGMGCVFVPITLTAVGGVEPQDSGIASAMLNVGQQIGGTIGLSALVTVFSRAYTHDATANAGTLSPAALAQHAFTHGADAAFKAGAIFAAFGLIAAFFLIRIQPGDVPEGELAAPVA, from the coding sequence GTGAGCACGACAACCGATACCCAGGTTTCCGCGGCCGGCGGCGGCGCGGCGCACAAGGTGCATCCCAAGCTGGCGCTGATGGTCATTGCGATGGCGCAGCTGATGGTCGTGCTCGACGCGACCATCGTGAACATTGCGCTGCCGCACATCCACACCGCCTTGCACTTCTCGGCGACCGGGCTTTCGTGGGTGCTCAACGCCTACACGCTGGTCTTCGGCGGCTTGCTGCTGCTCGGCGGTCGCACCGGCGACCTGTTCGGCCGGCGGCGGATGTTCATCATCGGCGTGCTCGTGTTCGCCCTCGCCAGCCTGGCCGGTGGCTTCGCCCAGGACAAGGGCTTCCTGCTTGCGATGCGGGCGATCCAGGGCGTCGGCGGCGCGATCGCTTCCCCGACCGCACTCGCTCTGGTCACCACGACGTTTCCCGAGGGCCCGGAACGCAACCAGGCGTTCGGTGTGTACGCCGCCGTCTCCGGCGCCGGTGCTGCAGTCGGCCTGATTCTCGGCGGCGTCCTGACCGACCTGCTCTCGTGGCGGTGGGTGCTGTTCGTCAACGCACCGATCGGTGTGGCTCTCGCGATCGCGGCGCCGATGGTCATCGTGGAGACCGAGCGGCGGCGCGCCGGGTCGTTGGATATCCAAGGCGCGGTCACCTCGACCGGCGGGATGGCGGCCCTGGTCTACGGCTTCATCCACGCCGCGACGTACAGCTGGAGCTCGACGACGACCATCCTCTCGTTCGCCATCGCCGTGGTCCTGCTCTCCGCGTTCGTCGTCATCGAGTCGAGGATCTCGAACCCGTTGATGCCACTGCGGTTGTTCCGATCGCGGGTCCGCGTCGGCAGCTACGTCGTCATGCTCATCCTCGGCGCAGCGGTGTTCGCGATGTTCTACTTCCTCACCCAGTTCGTCCAGCAGGTGATGGGCTACTCGCCGCTGAAGGCGGGCTTCGCCTTCCTGCCGGTGAGCGCGGTGATCATCGTCGTTGCGCAGGTCGTGAGCCGGCTGGTCAGCAAGCTCGGCCCGCAAGCGCTCATCATCGCCGGGATCCTGCTGACCGGGTTCGGCCTGGTGTTCCTGTCCTCGCTGGCTCCGGACTCGTCGTACGTCGGTCACGTTCTTCCGGCGATCAGCCTGATCGCGGTCGGGATGGGCTGCGTCTTCGTCCCGATCACGCTGACCGCCGTGGGCGGGGTCGAGCCGCAGGACTCGGGCATTGCGTCGGCGATGCTGAACGTCGGCCAGCAGATCGGCGGAACGATCGGACTGTCCGCGCTCGTCACCGTGTTCAGCCGCGCCTACACCCATGATGCGACCGCGAACGCCGGGACGCTGAGTCCGGCCGCACTGGCCCAGCATGCGTTCACCCATGGCGCCGATGCGGCCTTCAAGGCTGGTGCGATCTTTGCCGCCTTCGGGCTGATCGCGGCCTTCTTCCTGATCCGGATCCAGCCGGGTGACGTACCCGAGGGCGAGCTCGCCGCTCCGGTCGCCTGA